Proteins encoded together in one Borreliella afzelii window:
- a CDS encoding DUF735 family protein, translated as KALVFNSLPKGYDHSIYAFIKGIIPIGRVLKINNEDGANIITFNN; from the coding sequence AAGGCTTTGGTATTCAACTCACTTCCCAAAGGCTATGATCATTCAATTTATGCTTTTATAAAGGGGATTATTCCTATTGGTAGGGTTCTTAAAATAAATAATGAAGATGGCGCAAATATTATAACTTTTAACAATTAA